A section of the Anaerolineae bacterium genome encodes:
- a CDS encoding pyruvate ferredoxin oxidoreductase (catalyzes the formation of acetyl-CoA from pyruvate and coenzyme A): MATQTSTPTRLTLRDLSKKSDRLTSGHRMCPGCAAPLVVKQVLMAIDEPVVVTCATGCLEVATTIFPQTAWNVPFIHNAFENSASTASGIEAAYRSLVRQGKIEDNNTRFVAFGGDGGTYDIGLQALSGAMERGHRMLYVCYDNNAYMNTGIQRSSATPLGANTTTSPAGKVVPGKRGMRKDLTAIMAAHNIPYVAQASPHNWRDLMQKVRKATAVDGPAFMNVLSSCNRGWRHDADETIEMQRLAVDTCMWPLYEVEDGEWRVTYKPKEKLPVTEYLKPQGRFRHLFQPGNQHLIDELQQEVDTRWERLLKLAGES; this comes from the coding sequence ATGGCGACTCAGACCAGCACTCCGACCAGACTGACACTGCGGGACCTGTCCAAGAAGTCGGATCGGCTCACTTCCGGACACCGCATGTGTCCCGGCTGCGCCGCTCCCCTAGTGGTGAAGCAGGTGCTGATGGCCATAGATGAGCCGGTCGTGGTGACTTGCGCCACGGGCTGCCTTGAGGTGGCCACTACCATCTTTCCTCAGACGGCGTGGAACGTTCCTTTCATCCACAATGCCTTCGAGAACTCGGCATCCACCGCCTCAGGCATTGAAGCGGCTTACCGGTCGCTGGTGCGCCAGGGGAAGATCGAGGACAACAACACCCGCTTCGTCGCCTTCGGGGGAGACGGGGGTACCTACGACATCGGCCTCCAAGCTCTGTCTGGAGCTATGGAGCGTGGCCACCGTATGCTGTACGTCTGCTATGACAACAACGCCTACATGAACACGGGCATCCAGCGCTCCAGCGCTACGCCATTGGGGGCGAACACCACCACCTCTCCCGCGGGAAAGGTAGTGCCGGGCAAGCGAGGGATGCGCAAAGACCTGACCGCCATCATGGCGGCCCACAACATTCCCTACGTAGCTCAGGCTTCCCCTCACAACTGGCGCGACCTGATGCAGAAAGTGCGCAAGGCGACAGCGGTAGACGGCCCTGCCTTCATGAACGTGCTGTCGAGCTGCAACCGGGGGTGGCGCCACGATGCTGATGAGACCATCGAGATGCAGCGCCTGGCAGTTGACACCTGCATGTGGCCGCTGTATGAGGTGGAAGACGGCGAGTGGCGCGTGACGTACAAGCCCAAGGAGAAGTTGCCCGTCACCGAGTATCTCAAGCCGCAGGGCCGCTTCCGGCATCTGTTCCAGCCGGGCAACCAACACCTCATAGACGAGCTACAGCAGGAAGTGGACACTCGTTGGGAGCGTCTGCTCAAGCTTGCAGGTGAGTCCTGA
- a CDS encoding 4Fe-4S binding protein yields MPRAKGWRELPIGGIIDEPGSARELETGAWRAFRPVVDQEKCINCLQCWMFCPDMSVRVEDSKMVGFDLYHCKGCGICASICPVDAITMVVETEAAKEGEVK; encoded by the coding sequence ATGCCGAGAGCAAAGGGGTGGAGAGAGCTCCCCATCGGCGGCATCATAGATGAGCCGGGATCAGCGCGGGAACTGGAGACGGGGGCGTGGAGAGCTTTCCGCCCCGTCGTGGACCAGGAGAAATGCATCAACTGCCTGCAGTGCTGGATGTTCTGCCCGGACATGTCCGTGCGGGTGGAGGACAGCAAGATGGTCGGCTTTGACCTCTACCACTGCAAGGGATGCGGCATCTGCGCCAGCATCTGCCCGGTAGACGCTATCACCATGGTGGTGGAGACGGAAGCCGCCAAGGAAGGAGAGGTCAAGTGA
- the porA gene encoding pyruvate ferredoxin oxidoreductase translates to MRHLRQHLPGRRYHHGGGDGSRQGRRGQVSDFKALDGNQAVAEAMRQINPDVVAAYPITPQTEAVQVFSQFVADGEVDTEFVTVESEHSAMSACVGAGAAGARVMTCTSSAGLAFMWEITYIAASMRLPIVMMVANRALSGPINIHCDHSDSMGARDNGWVQLFSESPEEAYDNMIQAVRIAEHPDLMLPVMVMQDGFITSHAMERVEVFDDQAVRDFVGTYTPRYSVLDVENPLTFGPLDFYVYYFEHKRQQVEAFSHAKDVILEVAADFNRRFNRNYGLMEAYRLDDADVALVALSSTAGTAKVVVDELRGQGVKAGLLKPRVFRPFPAEEMVEALSHVKAVAVMDRSISFGSMANAGPLFLEMAAAFYVNGNGSKVPMVDYVYGLGGRDIGPSEIESVYMDLLRIADGGEVPNLVTYLGVRE, encoded by the coding sequence ATGCGGCATCTGCGCCAGCATCTGCCCGGTAGACGCTATCACCATGGTGGTGGAGACGGAAGCCGCCAAGGAAGGAGAGGTCAAGTGAGTGACTTCAAAGCCCTCGACGGTAACCAGGCAGTGGCCGAGGCCATGCGGCAGATCAACCCGGACGTGGTGGCAGCCTACCCCATCACTCCGCAGACGGAAGCGGTGCAGGTCTTCTCTCAGTTCGTGGCCGACGGCGAGGTGGACACCGAGTTCGTCACCGTGGAGAGCGAGCATAGCGCCATGAGCGCCTGTGTGGGCGCAGGAGCGGCTGGGGCCCGGGTGATGACTTGCACCTCCTCCGCCGGCCTGGCGTTCATGTGGGAGATCACCTACATCGCTGCTTCCATGCGGCTTCCCATAGTGATGATGGTGGCTAACCGCGCTCTGTCGGGCCCCATCAACATCCACTGCGACCACTCCGACAGCATGGGCGCTCGGGACAATGGATGGGTGCAACTCTTCTCCGAGAGCCCGGAGGAAGCTTACGACAATATGATCCAGGCGGTGCGCATCGCCGAGCACCCGGACCTCATGTTGCCTGTGATGGTGATGCAGGACGGATTCATCACTAGCCACGCCATGGAGCGGGTGGAGGTCTTCGACGACCAGGCAGTGAGGGACTTCGTCGGGACTTACACCCCGAGGTACTCGGTTCTGGACGTCGAGAACCCCTTGACCTTCGGTCCGCTCGACTTCTACGTCTACTACTTCGAGCACAAGCGCCAGCAGGTGGAGGCCTTCAGCCACGCCAAGGACGTTATCCTGGAAGTGGCGGCGGACTTCAACCGCCGCTTCAACCGCAACTACGGCCTCATGGAGGCCTATCGGCTGGACGACGCCGACGTGGCCCTGGTGGCTCTTTCGTCCACCGCCGGGACGGCCAAGGTGGTAGTGGATGAGCTGCGGGGGCAGGGAGTAAAGGCAGGCCTGCTCAAGCCCAGGGTATTCCGTCCGTTCCCAGCCGAGGAGATGGTCGAGGCCCTCTCCCACGTGAAGGCCGTGGCCGTCATGGATCGCTCAATCTCCTTTGGCAGCATGGCCAACGCCGGCCCCCTGTTCCTGGAGATGGCTGCTGCTTTCTACGTGAACGGTAACGGCTCCAAAGTGCCGATGGTGGACTACGTGTACGGCCTGGGCGGCAGGGACATCGGCCCGTCCGAGATCGAGAGCGTCTACATGGACTTGCTCCGGATCGCCGATGGCGGCGAGGTGCCCAACCTGGTAACCTACCTGGGCGTGAGAGAGTGA
- the upp gene encoding uracil phosphoribosyltransferase, which yields MGALHVSEHPLVQHKLALLRDIRTEPKKFRELVREVSVLLGYEATRDLGLQTVTVTTPLGEVQGRVLAEKIGLVPILRAGLGMVDGIWEMMPSAEVWHVGLYRDERTLQPVQYYSNLPVAPTVQVCLVLDPMLATGGSAVATVNILKEWGARRVKFLGLIASSEGVMRLRDVHPDVDVHVAAVDRQLNDAGYIVPGLGDAGHRLFGTG from the coding sequence ATGGGCGCACTGCACGTTAGCGAGCATCCACTGGTGCAGCACAAACTGGCTCTCCTTCGGGATATCCGTACCGAGCCTAAGAAGTTCCGGGAGCTGGTCCGGGAGGTCAGCGTGCTCCTTGGGTATGAGGCCACGCGGGACCTAGGACTGCAGACCGTGACCGTGACCACTCCCCTGGGAGAGGTTCAGGGGCGAGTGCTGGCGGAGAAGATCGGCCTGGTGCCCATCCTGAGGGCGGGGCTGGGAATGGTGGACGGCATCTGGGAGATGATGCCCTCGGCCGAGGTGTGGCACGTGGGCCTCTACCGCGATGAGCGGACTCTGCAGCCGGTCCAGTACTACAGCAACCTCCCCGTGGCTCCTACAGTGCAGGTCTGCTTGGTTCTGGACCCCATGCTGGCTACCGGGGGATCCGCCGTGGCTACCGTCAACATACTAAAGGAGTGGGGAGCGCGCCGGGTCAAGTTTCTGGGGCTGATAGCCTCCTCTGAGGGGGTGATGCGGTTGCGCGATGTGCATCCGGACGTGGACGTGCATGTGGCTGCCGTGGACAGGCAATTGAACGACGCGGGATACATAGTCCCTGGCCTGGGCGACGCCGGGCATCGGCTCTTCGGTACCGGCTAG